The Leptolyngbya sp. CCY15150 DNA window TGAAATATCTTGCGGTGTATCTAAAAGCTTTGTGAGCCGCAGAGCGCAGTCCATCAACGATGGTTCAGCGTTACTAACGAAGCAGCCTTTCACGGGTTCTTTTTGACTCATGCATGGCTGTGTATGAGCAATGATCTCGCAAAATTGGGCTGGGTCTAGCTTCAGCTTAAACCCAAGATAAGGTTGAGTGGGAGTCGCCTCGGTCACGCAGGCGCTCACCGGCAAATCCACTGACAAAACCAGATACTGCGCAACCCCATACTGAAACGTTTCCTTGTTCAGCCACAATTCTTTTTGTCCCTGTATCACAATTGCGAGAAGCGGTTCGCTGACACCGGGCATTGTTGTAGCAGGATTACATTCTCGCGTGAACTCTAAGGGAGCGATCGCAGTTGCATGGACACCGTTTCCCTGGCTGTCAGTATGTCGAGCAACTAATGCCGCTAGTTCTTCACATTTATTGATAGCGCTTTGGTGGCTGAGTGTATCAATCGCCATACTGGATCCCTAACTGGTGTAGCTCTGTTCATACAAATCATTATAGGAAATCTGGCTTCTTTGTCTACGTCTTTTGAGAGGATTAGGCAATCATCTGCGAGGTTTGTGCATTTAACCTCCTGTTTCTTGCT harbors:
- a CDS encoding AraC family transcriptional regulator, giving the protein MAIDTLSHQSAINKCEELAALVARHTDSQGNGVHATAIAPLEFTRECNPATTMPGVSEPLLAIVIQGQKELWLNKETFQYGVAQYLVLSVDLPVSACVTEATPTQPYLGFKLKLDPAQFCEIIAHTQPCMSQKEPVKGCFVSNAEPSLMDCALRLTKLLDTPQDISFLAPMIIREMYYRLLMGEQSEAVRQIATAGSNMQRIAEVIKDIKADLTQPLRIENLADQVNMSTSSFHRHFKTVTSMSPLQYQKQLRLLAARQIMLAENADAVQAAYQVGYESTSQFSREYARMFGAPPIRDVERLRTGETVLSR